The proteins below are encoded in one region of Raphanus sativus cultivar WK10039 unplaced genomic scaffold, ASM80110v3 Scaffold1117, whole genome shotgun sequence:
- the LOC108809304 gene encoding cytochrome P450 94B1-like, with the protein MEILTAVLVLFLILGFILICSFSTKALKPQKEPSTKLKSYPLIGSILSFKKNRHRLLQWYTDLLRLSPSQTITVELLLNRRTIVTANPENVEHILKTNFCNFPKGKPFTDLLGDLLGGGIFNSDGELWSSQRKLASHEFTMRSLREFTFEILREEVETRLVPVLSSSADGGRTVDFQEILKRFAFDVVCKVSLGWDPNCLDLTRPVPALVQAFDVAAAISARRATEPVYAVWKLKRLLNVGSERKLREAIKTVHVCVSEIVRAKKKSLKLCGDVSDKQDLLSRFLAAGHDEEAVRDSVISFIMAGRDTTSAAMTWLFWLLSENPNVEKKILEEVRNKGSLELGVEDLREMSYMKACLCEAMRLYPPVAWDSKHAANDDVLPDGTPVKKGDKVTYFPYGMGRMENVWGQDWDEFRPNRWFEEEPNYGTKPVLKSVSSFKFPVFQAGPRVCIGKEMAFMQMKYVVGSVLSRFEIIPVCENRPVFVPLLTAHMAGGLKVKIKRRKH; encoded by the coding sequence ATGGAAATTCTCACTGCAGTTCTCGTCCTATTTCTAATCTTAGGGTTTATACTAATCTGCTCGTTTTCAACTAAAGCCCTAAAACCACAAAAAGAACCCTCCACCAAGCTAAAGTCGTATCCACTCATTGGCTCAATCCTCTCCTTCAAAAAAAATCGCCACCGTCTCCTCCAATGGTACACCGACCTCCTCCGTCTCTCTCCATCTCAAACAATCACCGTCGAACTCCTCCTCAACCGCCGAACCATTGTCACGGCCAACCCCGAAAACGTTGAGCATATTCTCAAAACGAACTTTTGTAACTTCCCTAAAGGCAAACCTTTCACCGACCTCCTCGGAGACCTACTTGGTGGTGGAATCTTTAACTCGGACGGAGAGTTATGGAGCTCCCAGAGGAAACTCGCCAGCCACGAGTTTACAATGCGTTCCCTAAGGGAGTTCACTTTCGAGATCCTCCGTGAAGAGGTCGAGACCCGCCTCGTCCCCGTGCTTTCCTCCTCCGCGGATGGAGGAAGGACGGTGGATTTTCAAGAGATCTTGAAACGTTTTGCTTTTGATGTAGTTTGCAAAGTTTCTTTGGGTTGGGATCCGAATTGTCTTGATTTGACCCGACCCGTTCCAGCTCTTGTCCAGGCTTTTGACGTAGCGGCGGCGATCAGCGCTCGCCGCGCGACGGAGCCGGTTTACGCCGTGTGGAAGCTGAAGCGTTTGTTGAACGTAGGGAGCGAAAGGAAGCTCAGAGAAGCGATCAAGACCGTGCACGTGTGCGTGTCCGAGATCGTCCGGGCAAAGAAGAAAAGTCTCAAACTCTGTGGTGACGTGTCGGACAAGCAAGACCTCTTGTCTAGGTTTCTCGCGGCCGGCCACGACGAGGAAGCCGTGAGAGATTCGGTGATCAGCTTCATCATGGCGGGGAGGGATACTACCTCGGCGGCGATGACGTGGCTTTTCTGGTTGCTGAGTGAGAACCCTAACGTGGAGAAGAAGATTCTTGAAGAAGTAAGAAACAAGGGATCGTTGGAGTTAGGGGTTGAGGATTTGAGAGAAATGAGTTACATGAAAGCTTGTCTATGTGAAGCAATGAGGCTTTATCCACCAGTGGCTTGGGACTCAAAGCATGCAGCAAACGACGACGTTTTACCGGACGGGACACCAGTGAAAAAAGGAGACAAGGTTACTTATTTCCCTTACGGTATGGGAAGGATGGAGAACGTTTGGGGTCAAGACTGGGACGAGTTTAGACCGAACAGATGGTTTGAGGAGGAACCAAATTACGGTACAAAACCGGTTTTGAAAAGTGTGAGCTCGTTCAAGTTTCCTGTGTTCCAAGCCGGGCCAAGGGTTTGTATAGGCAAAGAAATGGCGTTTATGCAGATGAAATACGTGGTTGGTTCGGTTTTGAGTCGGTTTGAGATTATACCGGTTTGCGAAAACCGACCGGTATTTGTTCCTCTTCTAACGGCTCACATGGCTGGTGGGCTGAAGGTTAAAATCAAGAGGAGAAAGCATTAG